The window AGTGCACCTTGATGCACCAAGGCATGGAATTTACGTCTTATTTCACACCGCCTCTTAATGGCACAGCCCACCCGCGTGTGACACGCTGTGTACTAGACAACCAGCTCCAGACGCTCTCTACAAGAGTGCACCAAAGTACACACCGCAGTGAGCAGGTGCTCCAGCTCTGCGTCAGAAATTATCAAGGGGGGCATTAGGTACACTGTATTTCCAATTGGCCTTATCCAGATTTCACAATCTACAAGCTTACGTAAGAAGTTTTCCTGCAGATGATCAAAATTGTCCGCAGCTATCTCCATGGCGGCAACAGCCCCTTTTACCCTAATATTGTGAACGTATTTCAAGCCTCGAAGCGGCTCTAACCCGCGGCCCATGCGCTCTTCAATAACCTGCACCCTGCTCATCAATGACCCGTCCTCAAATAGGTCAAGCGAAGCGTTCGCGGCAGCGCACGCCAAGGGATTTGCTGCAAAAGTGTTGCCGTGCATCAGCCTTTCACCACACGACTCAAATGGCCCACAGACCTCTGAAGACACTAATGTCGCCGACAGCGGGCACATGCCACCAGTCATGGCCTTGCCCAGCACCATGATATCAGGGGAAACTTTTGCCTGCTCACACGCAAACATGGTACCAATTCTACCAAAGCCAGTTGCAACCTCATCAACAATAAAGAGAATATTGGCTTCCCTTGCGAGTTTAAGCAGCGACGCGAGCACATCAGGAGAATAAATACGCATCCCCCCAGCAGCTTGGAGAATCGGCTCCACTACGATTGCGGCAGTCCTGTGGGCAATTTGCTCTATCTCACGCCCCAGCAACTCGAAATCTCGCTCGTCTACCGGTAAATCAAACAGGTGTTGCGTTGGGTAATAGCCAGAAAACTGCGTGCCATGTATAGCCATGGGGTCCGAAACCGACATGCACCCCATGCTGTCGCCGTGGTATGCATTTTTGAACGCAACAAAGCCGGTTTTTTGTGGCCTACCAACAATGTGCCAATACTGCACTGCAATTTTCATCGCAACTTCCACAGCCATAGACCCAGAGTCAGAAAAGAAAACCTTCTGCAGCCCAGGTGGCGCCAGCCCCACAAGCCTTGAAGCCAGTTCGCACGCCCCTTCGTGGACCAGGCCAGAACAAAGCATCACGTGGGAAAGCCTCTCTACCTGTTCGCGCATTTTTGCAACTATGTGGGGATGGGAATACCCATGGCAGACGCTCCACCAGCTGGATATGCCGTCCAGAAGCTTTCTACCATTTTCTAATTCAAGGTAGCACCCACTGCCGGACACGACCTTCACGGCATCGATCGGTGATAGCACGCCGCTATATGGCAACCACAGATTTTCAAAATTGTACATGCAACCCACCACGCAGCCGAAAGCCCCCTACTCCAGACTCTGCAACCAGACACCGTCGTAGATCCGGTATTCTAACGATCTACGTAACATCTGAAAAGGCATTTTAGCAAATTATGCGCGCAGAGATCCCGAGCTCCGCTCCACAACCTCAACGGTATGCCGCCCGCATGGTGGGCCCCTTCCCTGCAGTACATCAAAATTGCTTAGATAGCCGGTAACTCAACTCCGCCCCATATATGAAGAATATGCTGATAATGTAGAAAAAGAGCATGGACGCAACAATGCCGGAAAGATTGCCGTACATTGTGTGCAGCACCCGAAAGTTTGACAGGTACCAAGAAAAAGTAAACGAAGACAAGCTCCACAGCACTGTGACCACAACCGCCCCAGGCAACACAACCCCCATGCGTTGCCTGGTATTTGGCACCATGTAATACATAAATGCAACGGACAGGCATAATATTACTTCGCTTACAATGTATTTTATATAGCCTAAGTAACCCCACTTCGGATCAAGTATATCGAGAATTATGGGCACCAAAACCGTAAATAGCACGCTGCACATCATCACCAGCACTATTGCCAAAAATTGCAAGATGCTCAGCATCCTACCAAGAATGTACGGTGGTGGGGCTGAAACCCTAAATGCCTTGTTCAACACTGTACGCATGCCCTCTATGGCTGAAGAGGCAGTCCAAACAATGCCCACTACAGCCACAGTCAACAAACTCTGCGGAGGCCCAGATAATATCTCGTTTATTCTAGGCAAAAGCGCAGCAATGGTCTCATGCGGCAGTTCGCTAAGCAGCGAAGTTACCAGCCCCTGCAGGAAATCTTCGTGCTTGTCCAGCACGTTTAGTGCAGTGGAGGTCATCGCAGTGAAGAATACCAAAAAGGGGAATGTGGATAGAAGAAAAATGAATGACAAATACCCGGAATACACTAGCCCATCATGTCTACGGAAATCCGCAATTGCGAGACCCGCACACTTAAAAAACGCACCTACCCCTTTGAGGATTGTAGCGCAAAGCCCATGCACACACAAAGACACCACGGTTGACCAAAACAAACCCCGATATATTATTTAGCGTATTGCCCAAGAAAACAACCTTGTTGCTTGACTCAGTACGGAAGTTATAACAATTTAAATAGTACTACAGCAAGTTTTTGGGCTTCTTGCCACGGGGGCAAAAGCACAAGCGGTACCCGTGGCGCTAATATTATACCAGTAGTTGATGGCGGAGATGAGAAAACCCGGAGCTCTGTGCAAGATGCAGCGTCTATCTACTGATGCGCAAAATCTTACTTCTTCAATTGCCGCGAAAACTTCTAATATCGATGAGTTTGCGTGCATAGAGAAATACATACGCCCCCTGATGCGCAGCGGATTTAGCACTGAGAATGACGATGCAGGAAAAATTTCCTCCCCCAACGGGTCTTTTATCGTTACACAAGATATTCTAGTGGAGGGAACTCACTTCCTCCGCCATAGCAATCCAACTCTATTAGCAAAAAAGGCGTTGAGGGTGAATCTCTCCGATCTTGCAGCGATGGGGGCCCAGCCCTACGGGTACATGCTTGGTATGTCATTACCACAGGGAGTAACCGAGGAATGGTGGGAGCAATTCAGCAATGGCCTGAGGGAAGATAATAAAAACTATAATGTTAACTTAATCGGCGGCGATACGACGTCTAACAACACGGGTACCATTACTATAAGCATTACAGCCATGGGGGTTCCCGGTATGCAAAGTATGACGAGGTCGCAGGCAAAAGTTGGAGATTTTCTGTATGTAAGCGGCAACATAGGAGATGCTACTTTGGGATTAATGGCGTATCAGGACCTTATAGGGGGAGAGTACTTCGCTTTAAAGCGTAGGTATGATTTACCAGAACCCAGAATTACGCTGGGCAGCAAAATATGTGGCATCGCGTCAGCGTGCATAGACATTTCAGACGGGCTAGTTCAAGATATAGGGCACATATGTAGGTTATCAAACGTGGGTGCGAGCATACACTTAAACCAGATTCCAATGTCCGATGCGGCACAAGACGTACTAAGGCGCAATCCAGAACTTATAGAGCGCATTTGCAGCGGAGGGGATGACTATGAACTTGCTTTTACCTCTGCAGAGAGTAACCACACAAAGATAATGCACATAGCGGCAGATCTTGGGGTTAAAGTCACCACAATAGGTGTAATAGTTAGGCAACCTGGCGTTGAGGTGTATGACGGCAAAAACATCGTGCATTTTACCAGCCACGGGTATAGTCACAAGTTCTGAAGTGCTTGCCCATTAGGAGTTTGAACACTCGTTTCTGTTGTCACATCGATAAAAGAAGTCTCCCTGGTTGTGGAAAATCGCACACCGACCAATCCCCTATCTAAAGACGGGTAGTGCACGTATGCAACCTCGGATATTAGCGATGTAAAAAATTCGCAGTGTCCGTGCATTGCACTTTCCAGTACCCTCAGCATAGACTGAGAACTCAGTTCCGGGCCAAGAATCTCGCGCAATACTTCAGGAGAGCATTTATGCCCATTAGGAATTAAATCAGCAATCTCACAAGCGACTGCAAAAGCTACTATTGCTCTCAGACCTTCTTGATTAAGCTTAGCAAGCGAGATTTGCAGTGTCTTAAGGTCCCCTGTGATACCATTACTTTTAGCGCTCTTCAATGCTGCGTGAACAGCTTTTGCAACTGACTCATTAAAGGCTGCCTCCCTAACTGCAATTTTTATTGCTGCTAAAAAGCGTGCGTCTACTCCCGAACCTGCAGCGGTCTTGTTTTTCCGTTTCGCAGACGCGGCTGATACTTCCGCCACATCGCCACCCACACCTATTACCTCAAACCCAGGAATTACAGCCAGCCACTTGACGATTGATGCATCAAGATCTTGCATATGTACAAGGCCGTGTGAGCTTATGAGCAAGACTGCGCTGACGCTTTCAAACAGCCCCGGCATCCACCTACACAGGTATGATAGGGATTCCTCTATGTGCCCATAGCTAATTATCGAATCAAGCGTTATTTGCGCTCCTTTTTTTCTGATTCTGTGGATTGCGTTGTGCACCGCATTAAGGGTTCTCGCCACCATTATCGTCCTAAAGTCTTTGTCAGTAAGAAACTTCGAGATTATCGCCTGTGTTAGGTGCATATCATCCAAATTTTGGAAGAAGCGCTCGCGCGTGCACGTTAGCGCATATAGCGCGGATACAAATTCGCGAGAGGTACCTGCCCCATCTCTGCATATGGCCTCCACACTGTATTTAGCAGTGGAGTTTAGGATGGAATCTATAAATGCCTTTTCTAGCCTTGTGATGGACCCGAAGTTTAACAGCCGCTCAAACGCACATCTATAAGTGACAACATCATGCAGGAATCGCGCAGCCCCGGCGTTGTTACCGGCTACTTGCGGCAAGTTCTTCCCAGCAAGCCTCAAGACACTCTCCCTACTCCCGCGTACCGACTTGTATTCGTATCCAAGCTCAATACTATCCTTGGAGGCTCCGGGAGAGCAGCGCAGCAACAGGCGCGAGTAAAAATCTACATAGTGTCTCAATGCTTCTGAGCTCCCTACGCAGTCAGCATAGACACCGGATTCAAACATAATCGACAGTAGACTTTCTGCTGTAACCCTCACCTTCAGTAAATGCATCGGTTCGACCCGTTCTGTCCCGTTGCGCTTAAAATACATTCTGTAACTTACTGCATCCATGTTTTGAGGAAACATCGGACGCACAATAATTTGGAGACGCCCAGGTATAATGGGATTCGTGCGCCCGCCAGCCCACGAGTGCACTTTGAATACTTCACGTCCTATAGTGCACAAGATTTCCCGCTGGCGACCTAAGCGAAATGTCACATGGTGGGCACCAGTTTTAGGTGTAACCGGAGTTGTTAGATAATCTTCAGATTTCCCAAGATAGCTTGCGGTCAAAACTACGTGACCATCAACCTGAACGTCATGGACTTCCTGCACTCCGAGCTCACGCAGGGTGTCCTGCACTCTAGATGCGCGGTCAACAGGGCTTTCAACAACGTGTTTCGTAATTGCGGCTGTGGCGGGCAAAGGCGCGACGGGGACATCCTTTGGAATATGCGTGCTGCTGGACACCTCTGTGACGCGAATACCTTGCTGCAGAGACAAAGCCATCGACCCCCCATTGCAGCAAACACAGCACATGAGCAATCCCCATACTACGCCGCACGCGGCCATAAGAGCCACACCCACAATTGACAAACGGCCTTTTACCGCTAGATCGTAAGTTATCCATACTGCGGCAACTAGCTGTATGGTGGCCACTACGATAATCAGCATATGCAGGGCTAGCGCGACTTTTGAGCGCGTTGCACCATTACCACCGCTGCTGTCTCCGGAAATAATATCGTACCTTCTCTTGTAAACCCCGGAAGGGCGACCAGCAGTAGAGCTGTGAAAACTTACTCTCTTTGTTGCCGACTCTACCATACCGTTAGCAACGGTCTGCGACGTACTTTTGCCAAAATCCCCTGTCATATCTATCTACATAAAACCATAAACTCAATCTGTACAATGCGTGTATTCAGTTTCGATATCTTAAAAAAGTCATACTATACCAAAAGTTGCATATAGCAAACAATAAAATTGCCTCCTATTGCTGCTAAAGTGCCAAGGCGCTGTTCTGGTTTCGAATCCTTACCCACACCAACAAATTTGCACACGCTGCCAGTCTCGTCTGAGGTGTAGCTGCGCCACAACATATCTGCCTGCTATACGGGCCCACCATTGGCAATATGCTGGTCTACGCCCACGCGAAAGCGCGTACTAACACCTTGTCCAGCCTCGATAACTACACTAGGACGCTGCCATGCTAAGCGGGCCAGCAGTTCTGGATTCTGCCACCGCTGCAGCAACTACTGGGTCACATAGCAACGTTTCTGATGCAGGCCCGACGCGTTCACGACGCGTACCCCTCTCACATATCTGTGTTTCAGTGCCATAAAACACCTCACACCTCTGTTTGTTGGCAAGCTCTAGCACAGTACCGCGCGCAAATACGCTATCACGCCCTGGTGATTCTTCGAATATGTAGTCTGCAATCATCACGCCTGCTGTCGTGTCGACAGAGACGGTGTCTAACTGCAGCGTGCTTTCCATACGGAACCTTTGTATCTTGAGAACCGCCAGAAACGCAATGATGTCAGAGCAATGGCTGTCTTGCAATATACGGCGCCCTGCACGGCGTATTTCAGCACGAATAATACTGAAAACGTCATCTTGGCAATTAAGCCATAGCGCAATCTTGGACCATAGGACAAGCGCTTTAAAGTGCTGAATTTCGTCCTCATTCATACCCTCGAACGCAAGGTCCTCACTTACGATAGGTAGTGCACCTGGTGTGTCACCCGCTTGGCTTATCAAATGCAGCGTCAAGTTGCTTAAGGAGCCTTGCTCATACACGCCATCAATCACAACCCTTGCCAATGCATAGACGCCCTCGCACAAACCGGGAATTTGCCTACACAGATAAGGCATCCTTGCCATGATACCAGCCTTAGAAGTGATACCTCGATCTAGGCTGCGTCTCACACTGGCCACAGCAGATACAACTAGGGCACATTGAAATTTGGCCGAGCATATAAACTCCGATACTAGCCACAGTTTGCTTTGCTTTGTGATGGGCTTGAACATTACCTCCTCACTTTGCAACAAACCTAACAACAGTGATATATACCCTGCAAATGCTGCGCGCTCAGCTCTGCTGCAGCGGAATTGTGTATCGTGATACGTGCGCTGAGCACGCTCTACAATACGAGCAAGAAGCTCCATATCCCCTTCAGACGCGGCATGTCTCTTGTGTGTAATAACATGCCTAAACTCCCGCGCATTTTCATGTATGTCACACACCATCGGGGGAATGATTGTGCTGTATCTATAGGTGCCAGACACAATCAGCGCAAGATAGCACCTCATGAATGCAGATTTATGGTCGTGTGATACAACGTATGGAGAGAGCAGAGCTATACGGGTTGGATTCATGCGCCTGGTGCTGCGGGATGCCACGGAAGGAAGAAGCAACCTTAGCTTAAAAACACCACCACTCGGCTCACCGCGCTCAAAAATTACGTCATTAGCATGTGGCCCAGATGTCACCAAATCCGTGCCCATAACAATCGCGCGATTAGTTTTTCTTTGAAAAACTGGCAGTACTTTGTGAGAGATAGTACATCCAGATTGCTGGCTTAGGTATCGCACAGGGTAAAGGGTATCGTTATGGCCATAAAAAAGGCTCCCCGAGCGCGATGCAAAGCACGCGGGCGCACCATCTTCCGGAAAAAGATACTCTCCTGTCTCCTGATCACGGACTGCATGTTGGAGTACACCCCGCAGATCACTACCTTTGTACTCACTGCACGCACCACCAGCTATATCGCGCAGCTTTATGCCATCAGGGCTATCTTTGTCAATTTCAAACACTACTGATTTACGACAGAAAGTGCTCAAACTCACCCTAGCTGCGGCAATAGCGCGCTGAGTTGCCGGTATGACGAACGCACGAATAGCTGTATAGAGGTAATAAATAGGCATTGTAATTGCGGACAAGACGCCTGCAATGCAGCATGCCGTGAGCACAAAAACAGAGGCTAATATTATAAGAACAGCAATGGCTAGGTTTTTCATGTATGTCGCTCCAATTTTGCTTCGTATGTGGGCATACCGCCCCACCATTCCTACTGGAAGTGTGCAGAGACGGTATTTCCAGTACTATTTCATTTCCTTCAAGGCAAACTTTTGCAGCAAAAAAGTGCCACTAACTGGTCCACAGCTAGGTGCGTGCGGCAACCTATGTTTTGAGTATCTGGCACTTGCCCTAACACCACACCCGTGCGCCCATATATGACTGAAGTGATCATGCACTAGCTGCCCCAGGTGACAGCCCTGCATCCCTCCGTTCTGTCCCTACTTCAGTAACCTGAGGGGCATCAAGTGATGTATCTGACGCAGGTGTACGTCGTACAGGCTTACGAAATTCATACATACTTATGTCATAAACATCACAAGATATGTCACATTCTTGCCTATCAGCAAGCTCCAATTCGGCTCCATGCGCACATGCGTGATTTCGCAGCACCGAGTGGGTTGTCATATAATTTATGACAAACTCATCTGATACTTTACACAGGTCACTCGCTGGCCTTCCACAAGAATCCCACAGGGACGATACCCTGCGGGCCACCAAACACGCGATTATGTCAGAGCAATAACTATCTCGTAATACACGGCGTCCCATGCTGTGCATGCTGCGCACATTACTAAGCGGGGTACTAGACGCTCGCAAAGCATCTCCTCTAAGTTCATCAAGACGTAATACTTCTGCATCGCTCATGCCCTCAGGCGCACTTTCCGCATCTACGCCAGGTAGTTGAACACCATGTTTGCTGAGTGCACGCGCAACGTCATGAAGCGCTATATCACCTAATTGGTTCTCCTCGCACACAGCATTGTTGTAGTGTGCGGCCCTCACTATAGCGTAGACAGCCTCACACAGGCCAGGAATTTGCTTACACAGATATGGCATGCTCTCCATGATAGCCTCTCTAGAGACAGTACCTTGATCTACGGCATCCTTCATGCTAGCCATAGAAGCCGAGATTACAGCATCTTGAAATTGCCGCGAGTGTATAAACTCTGATGTTAGCCAAAGTGTGCCTTGCTTTGTCAGGGGTTTGAACATTGCCCCGTTGCTCTGTGACAGACCTAATAGGAGTGACATGTCCCCAGCGTGTCGCTTAAGTGCGGCTGCGTCACATTCAGGGGCCTGGTCCCTCAAAACTGGTTCTGTGCTATTGTACAAGAATTCCGCATCCGACTCGGACAACGCGCCCCTGTTATGTTTGAGAATATGCGCAAACTGTTGCGTGTTTGCGTGCATATCCCACGAGAAAACCTCAGAAAGCTTACCGGACTTATGCACGCCGGCCCTAGCTAGTGCAGTGTAGCGCCTCAAAAATACAGACTTTTGATTGCGTTGCACCACATACGGAGATAGAAGCGCCACACGAGTCGGATTCATATCTCTGGTTTTGCTTAACACTACAGGGGCGATGATCCTCACTCTAGAAATACCAGATCCCCCGACATTAGACTGCAGCTTAACATCGTTACTGCGCGGTCCGGTAACCACAAAATTTGTGCCTAACACAAGCTCTCGAATGCTCCCGGGATCCGCACGGTAACCCATGTGTTGCATCACTGCACTATCAAAGCGCAGACACGTTCTCTGGGGTGGAAATAAGTACGCAGGCCTACTCGCTGGAGGTTGTACCGGGTAAACAGCGCGCCCATAGCCG of the Anaplasma centrale str. Israel genome contains:
- the bioA gene encoding adenosylmethionine--8-amino-7-oxononanoate transaminase; its protein translation is MVGCMYNFENLWLPYSGVLSPIDAVKVVSGSGCYLELENGRKLLDGISSWWSVCHGYSHPHIVAKMREQVERLSHVMLCSGLVHEGACELASRLVGLAPPGLQKVFFSDSGSMAVEVAMKIAVQYWHIVGRPQKTGFVAFKNAYHGDSMGCMSVSDPMAIHGTQFSGYYPTQHLFDLPVDERDFELLGREIEQIAHRTAAIVVEPILQAAGGMRIYSPDVLASLLKLAREANILFIVDEVATGFGRIGTMFACEQAKVSPDIMVLGKAMTGGMCPLSATLVSSEVCGPFESCGERLMHGNTFAANPLACAAANASLDLFEDGSLMSRVQVIEERMGRGLEPLRGLKYVHNIRVKGAVAAMEIAADNFDHLQENFLRKLVDCEIWIRPIGNTVYLMPPLIISDAELEHLLTAVCTLVHSCRERLELVV
- a CDS encoding YihY/virulence factor BrkB family protein, which translates into the protein MHGLCATILKGVGAFFKCAGLAIADFRRHDGLVYSGYLSFIFLLSTFPFLVFFTAMTSTALNVLDKHEDFLQGLVTSLLSELPHETIAALLPRINEILSGPPQSLLTVAVVGIVWTASSAIEGMRTVLNKAFRVSAPPPYILGRMLSILQFLAIVLVMMCSVLFTVLVPIILDILDPKWGYLGYIKYIVSEVILCLSVAFMYYMVPNTRQRMGVVLPGAVVVTVLWSLSSFTFSWYLSNFRVLHTMYGNLSGIVASMLFFYIISIFFIYGAELSYRLSKQF
- the thiL gene encoding thiamine-phosphate kinase, with translation MMAEMRKPGALCKMQRLSTDAQNLTSSIAAKTSNIDEFACIEKYIRPLMRSGFSTENDDAGKISSPNGSFIVTQDILVEGTHFLRHSNPTLLAKKALRVNLSDLAAMGAQPYGYMLGMSLPQGVTEEWWEQFSNGLREDNKNYNVNLIGGDTTSNNTGTITISITAMGVPGMQSMTRSQAKVGDFLYVSGNIGDATLGLMAYQDLIGGEYFALKRRYDLPEPRITLGSKICGIASACIDISDGLVQDIGHICRLSNVGASIHLNQIPMSDAAQDVLRRNPELIERICSGGDDYELAFTSAESNHTKIMHIAADLGVKVTTIGVIVRQPGVEVYDGKNIVHFTSHGYSHKF